In Candidatus Poribacteria bacterium, a genomic segment contains:
- a CDS encoding 3-isopropylmalate dehydrogenase produces the protein MYKIALIPGDGIGPEVTNEAMKVFGAAADKTGFKYETVAYDFGGDRYLETGEILPNSALDEFRQTDAIFLGAIGHPDVTPGILEKGILLRTRFELDLYINLRPVKLYPGVWTPIKDKGPEEIDFIIVRENTEGLYAGIGGFLKHGTTDEVAIQEMINTRKGVERCVRYAFELTRKRNRAKQLTLCDKANVLTYAHDLWRRVFDEVSAEYMDIATDYAFVDATTMWMVKNPEWFDVIVTCNMFGDIITDLGAMIQGGMGVAASGNLNPESVAMFEPIHGSAPRYTGKNQINPIAAISAAGMMLEHLGETEGADLVDGAVSSLLASGQIKDLAAGRMGFTTTQIGDMIAESVAN, from the coding sequence ATGTATAAAATTGCTCTCATCCCTGGCGATGGGATTGGCCCCGAGGTAACAAATGAAGCGATGAAGGTCTTCGGGGCAGCTGCGGACAAAACAGGCTTCAAATACGAGACTGTCGCATATGACTTCGGCGGCGATCGCTACCTCGAAACTGGAGAGATCCTGCCAAACAGCGCACTTGATGAGTTTCGGCAAACGGATGCAATCTTTTTGGGGGCCATCGGTCACCCCGATGTAACACCGGGTATCTTGGAAAAAGGGATTCTATTGCGAACCCGCTTTGAATTGGATCTCTATATCAACCTTCGCCCCGTCAAGCTCTACCCTGGTGTTTGGACACCCATCAAAGACAAAGGACCTGAAGAGATCGATTTTATCATCGTTCGGGAGAACACGGAAGGTTTATACGCTGGTATTGGCGGATTTTTGAAGCATGGAACAACTGATGAAGTCGCCATCCAAGAGATGATTAATACCCGCAAGGGAGTAGAGCGCTGCGTGCGCTACGCCTTTGAATTGACCCGCAAGCGGAACAGGGCGAAGCAGCTGACCCTGTGCGATAAGGCGAATGTGCTGACGTATGCGCATGATCTCTGGCGGCGTGTATTCGATGAGGTAAGTGCCGAATATATGGACATCGCGACGGACTACGCCTTCGTTGATGCAACAACGATGTGGATGGTCAAAAATCCTGAATGGTTTGATGTTATTGTTACCTGCAACATGTTCGGTGACATTATCACAGACCTTGGCGCGATGATCCAAGGGGGCATGGGCGTTGCCGCATCGGGCAACTTGAATCCTGAGAGCGTTGCGATGTTTGAACCGATTCACGGGTCTGCACCACGGTACACAGGGAAGAACCAGATCAACCCGATTGCTGCGATTAGTGCCGCTGGTATGATGCTCGAGCATCTTGGTGAAACAGAAGGCGCAGACTTGGTCGATGGCGCTGTTAGTAGCTTGCTTGCCAGTGGACAAATCAAGGACCTTGCTGCTGGACGGATGGGATTCACAACGACACAAATAGGGGATATGATAGCGGAATCGGTCGCCAATTAA